Within Paenibacillus albicereus, the genomic segment TTCTCCAAGCCGGGCGCCATCGTCACGGCCGGCGATGCGGAGGTGAATCCGTTCCAGTTCGTGCAGGCGATGGCCGATGCGGCATCGGAGGCGGGACTGCTCATTCGGGAGCGGACGGAAATCGCGCTCCACCGCTCGATAGGCGGCAAGCAGGTGCTGGAGACGGCGGACGGCGCGAGAATCGAAGCGAAGCATGTCATTTATGCCGTGGGCTACGAGCCGGAGGAGCTGCGCGGGCAGCTCATCAAAGCCGCGATCAACCGCTCCTTTGCCGGCGTGACGCGCATGCAGCAGTCGCTGGCGCCGTGGCATGAAAGTATGATGCTGTGGGAGACGGCCCGGCCGTATCTGTACCTGCGCACGACGATCGACGGCAGGATCGTCATCGGCGGCCTCGACGAGGAGCGGCCCGATCCCGTCCAAGGCGAAGCGGCCCGCCAAAAGCGCATCGCCAAGCTGTCGCGGCAGCTGGCGGAGCTGTTTCCGATGCTGGACAGCGAGCTGGAGTACGAATGGAGCGCCGCCTTCGGCGAATCGAGGGACAACCTGCCGTTCATCGGCCGCGATCCGGAGCGGGACGGCGTCTACTATTGCCTCGGCTACGGCGGCAACGGCACCGTCTACAGCATGATGGCGGCGCATCTGCTGCGCGACCTGATCCGAGGCGAGTCGCATCCGATGGAGAGCATCGTCGGGCTGTCGCGTCCTTCCCTTCAATAGAGGCAGCAGCCATGTCAAAAGGCCCGCGCGTATGCGCGGGCCTTTGCACGTCGAGAGAGCCCTATCCTTCCAGCTTGCCTTTCGCCGCAGACGAAGCGGCGGCCGCAGCGGCCGGAACCGGCTGCACGACGGCTTCCTGCGGAGACGTCTTGCGAATGAAGAACGCCAGCGCCAGCGCCGCGACGGAAATCCAAGCGGCCAGCAGGAAGGCCGAATTGATGCCGTGGATGTACGCCTCCTGGGTGATATGCGCGACCGCCGCCTGGTTGGCCGCGTCGCTCGGGTCGATGCCCGCCTCGCGGATCATGTCCGCTCCCTGCTGCTTGGCCTGGCTGCTCATGATCGATACGAGCAGCGCCGTGCCGAGCGCGCCGCCGACGGTGCGCAGCGTGTTGGACATCGCCGTGCCGTGGGCGAGCAGCTCGCGCGGCAGCTGGTTGAGCCCTGCCGTCATGATCGGCATCATGAGCAGCGACATGCCGAACATCCGAGCCGTGTACAGCAGGATCAGCGCTTGATAGGACGTCGAGTCCGTGAGCCGGCTGAACTCGAACGTCGTGACGACCGTGATAATGAGGCCCGCGACGGCGAGCCAGCGGGCGCCGACGCGGTCGAAGATCATGCCCGTGATCGGGCTCATGATGCCCATGAGGATCGCGCCCGGCAGCAGCAGCAGCCCGGCCTTGATCGGCGTGAAGCCGAGGATGTTCTGCAGGTAGAGCGGCAGCAGGATCATTGCGCCGAACATCGACATCGTGACGAGGATGTTGATGACTGTCGTCAGGGCGTACATGTTGAATTTGAAAACGCGGAACTCCAGGATCGGCGTCTTGATCGACAGCTGGCGCACGACGAGCAGGATGAGGCTGACAGCGCCGATCGCCAGCATGGCCAGCACGAGCGTGCTGTCCCAACCCTTGGTGCCGGCTTCGCTGAAGCCGTACAGCAGGCCGCCGAATCCGAGCGTGGACAGCACGACGCCCAGGTAATCGAGCTTCACCTCGCGGCGCGGCAGCACGTTTTTCATCGTGAAGGCTCCAAGCAGCAGCGAGGCGATGGCGATGGGCAGCACGATGTAGAACAGCACCTGCCAGTCGTAATGCTGCACGACCCAGCCCGACAGCGTCGGTCCGACAGCCGGCGCGAAAATCATCGCGATGCCCATGAGGCCCATCGCCTGACCGCGCTTCTCCACCGGGAAGATCGTCAGGAAGATGACGTTCATGAGCGGCATGAGCACGCCCGCTCCGGCGGCCTGGACGATCCGGCCGGCCATCAGGACGGGAAACTGCCCGGAGAGAGCGCAGATGACGGTGCCGATGGAGAATAGGATCATGGAAACGAGAAACAGCAGGCGCGTCGTGAAGCGCCCGACGAGATAAGCGCTGAGCGGCACGAGGATGCCGTTGACGAGCATGAAACCCGTCGTCAGCCATTGGGCCGTGCTCGGCTCGATCGACAGATCGGCCGAGATCGTCGGCAGCGCGACGTTGATGAGCGTCTGGTTGAGGAGCGAGACGAAGGCTCCGATGATGAGCGCGGCGACGATCGGCCCTTTGCGGACGGTAGCCGCGGCGGCGCTTGGGGCGCCGGCAGCCGGCATGGACTTGCTCAAGGACAATCCCCTCTTTCCTTCTCATGTTCTTGACAGAAGTATATCTTACTTCTAAAGTATAAGTCAGTCAATGACCGTTTTTCAGGGGATTCTGTCTGTTGAAGACGCCGCGAAAAAACGCAAAGCGGGACGAAGCGGAAAGGTTCTCCGCTTCGTCCCGCTTATAAGCTGCTGCCTTAAAGAATCTTGACCGCTCCGTTCGCCCGGAGCAGCGTCTCGGCTTCGCCGAGGGCGGCATCCGTCGGGCCGTCGGCCACGTAGCGCCCATCCGCATCGTCGTCGCGGTCCGCGATGATGACGATGCGTCCTTCGGAGACGGCGTCGCGGCAAGCTTCCGCTTCGCTTTCGCCGAGGCCGAAATCCTTGAAGATGTTTTCGAACGGGGTATCGCCGTCGTCGATGAGGCCGCCGGCGACAGCGGGGTAGGCGCCTCCCAGATACGGGGCGACGCCCGTGCCGGACAGCGTGCCGCCGCCGAGCGGGGCTGCGCCTACGACGAACGCTCCCGGCACGCCGGGCCCTTCGCCGCCGCGTGCATCCCGAATCTCCTGCAGCTCGTCGGCATGCACGTCCGTATCCGCTTCGACGAACCTCACCGCGTCGCGGTCGCGTCCGACGACCTTGATCTCGTCCGCGGCATAGCCGCCGTCGCGCAGCGCCTGCACGGCCTTGACCGCCTGCTCCTGATTGTCGAAAATCCCGATGGTTCTGCTCATTTCGATCTCCTCCTTTTGCAAGCTAGACTGCCCTTCGCACCGTTCCTTCATCCTCGAGCGGCGTCAGCTCCAGAGCTGGATGCCGGCGCTAGAACATGGGGATGATATATTTGATGAGGAAGTACAGGGCGCCGAAGAAGATGATGATGTATGCGGCGTATTTAATGAACGTAGATGCGACCAGGCTGGAGTCCGATTTGTGCTCTACATGTCTTTCCTCGACTTGCACGTTCCGATTGTCCATGGATGAGGACCTCCTTTGGTTTGGCTCTGCTTATTGCTGTATTAACCCCGCCGCGCGGAACAAAAACCGCTGTTCCCGCAAAAAAAGGACGATTTTCCCAAGGATATCCCGTTTCATTCCTCCGAGAATCGGTTATTATCTTGCTATGAGCTTTATCTATAAAGAAGAAGACCTTATCACTCATGAACCAGGAGAGGGATCTATGAACCAGAATGAGAAGTTTCAACTACGCACCGAGACTCAGGAAGGCCGTTGCATCGTCTACCTGAGCGGAGAGCTCGATCTCGACTCCGCGTCCCAGCTGCGCGCCGCGATGGCGCCCCTTATGGAGCTGACGGACCGCGAGTTGATCCTGAACCTGCGCGACCTCAAATATATCGACAGCACCGGAATCGGCATTTTCGTTTCCGTCCTGAAAGCCCGTCACGCGAAAAATGCCCCCTTCGAAGTCGAGGCCATCCCGCCCGGCATCCGCAAGCTGTTCGACATGACCGGAATCACCTCCTTCCTTACCAAATCCTGAAGCCTCCGGCGCCCAGAAAGGACCGAATCAACCATGACTGCTGAAGAACGAATCACGCTGCGCCTGCCGGCCAAATCCGACTATCTGGACCTGATCCGGCTGACGCTTTACGGAGTCGCCACGAAGGTCGGCTTTACGTACGAGGAGATCGAGGACATGAAAGTCGCCGTATCGGAGGCGTGCAACAATGCTGTGCTGTACGCCTATGCGGGGCGCGCCGACAGCGAGCCGGCCGGCGAGATGGAAGTAAGCTTCGTACGCGCCGGCGATGCGCTGTCGATCGTCGTCCGGGACGAAGGGGACAGCTTCGACGCCGCGTCCGTGGCCCAAAAGGCCGAGCCGCTCCACGGCAAGTCCATTCATGACATTCAAGCGGGAGGTCTCGGCCTTTACCTGATGCAAGCTCTTATGGACGAAGTCGAAGTGCGGAGCGAAAAAGGGACGGAGGTCGTGCTTACCAAACGTCTGGTAAAAAGTGGGGA encodes:
- a CDS encoding STAS domain-containing protein; translation: MNQNEKFQLRTETQEGRCIVYLSGELDLDSASQLRAAMAPLMELTDRELILNLRDLKYIDSTGIGIFVSVLKARHAKNAPFEVEAIPPGIRKLFDMTGITSFLTKS
- a CDS encoding DHA2 family efflux MFS transporter permease subunit, which encodes MPAAGAPSAAAATVRKGPIVAALIIGAFVSLLNQTLINVALPTISADLSIEPSTAQWLTTGFMLVNGILVPLSAYLVGRFTTRLLFLVSMILFSIGTVICALSGQFPVLMAGRIVQAAGAGVLMPLMNVIFLTIFPVEKRGQAMGLMGIAMIFAPAVGPTLSGWVVQHYDWQVLFYIVLPIAIASLLLGAFTMKNVLPRREVKLDYLGVVLSTLGFGGLLYGFSEAGTKGWDSTLVLAMLAIGAVSLILLVVRQLSIKTPILEFRVFKFNMYALTTVINILVTMSMFGAMILLPLYLQNILGFTPIKAGLLLLPGAILMGIMSPITGMIFDRVGARWLAVAGLIITVVTTFEFSRLTDSTSYQALILLYTARMFGMSLLMMPIMTAGLNQLPRELLAHGTAMSNTLRTVGGALGTALLVSIMSSQAKQQGADMIREAGIDPSDAANQAAVAHITQEAYIHGINSAFLLAAWISVAALALAFFIRKTSPQEAVVQPVPAAAAAASSAAKGKLEG
- a CDS encoding general stress protein; this translates as MSRTIGIFDNQEQAVKAVQALRDGGYAADEIKVVGRDRDAVRFVEADTDVHADELQEIRDARGGEGPGVPGAFVVGAAPLGGGTLSGTGVAPYLGGAYPAVAGGLIDDGDTPFENIFKDFGLGESEAEACRDAVSEGRIVIIADRDDDADGRYVADGPTDAALGEAETLLRANGAVKIL
- the rsbW gene encoding anti-sigma B factor RsbW, with the translated sequence MTAEERITLRLPAKSDYLDLIRLTLYGVATKVGFTYEEIEDMKVAVSEACNNAVLYAYAGRADSEPAGEMEVSFVRAGDALSIVVRDEGDSFDAASVAQKAEPLHGKSIHDIQAGGLGLYLMQALMDEVEVRSEKGTEVVLTKRLVKSGEMA
- a CDS encoding NAD(P)/FAD-dependent oxidoreductase — encoded protein: MNDHHAGKLYWPLTMTHVKSYPALTGKQQVEVAIIGGGMSGICCGLVLARSGISACVLERDAVAGASTSANTGLLQFSNDVMLTELIEQIGRTDAVRFYRECLHAVEQLALTAATLPGEIGFRRRSSLYYASTEQDLPQLRKEYEALREHGFPVHYWEAEDIASRFPFSKPGAIVTAGDAEVNPFQFVQAMADAASEAGLLIRERTEIALHRSIGGKQVLETADGARIEAKHVIYAVGYEPEELRGQLIKAAINRSFAGVTRMQQSLAPWHESMMLWETARPYLYLRTTIDGRIVIGGLDEERPDPVQGEAARQKRIAKLSRQLAELFPMLDSELEYEWSAAFGESRDNLPFIGRDPERDGVYYCLGYGGNGTVYSMMAAHLLRDLIRGESHPMESIVGLSRPSLQ